A genomic window from Streptomyces broussonetiae includes:
- a CDS encoding urease accessory protein UreF: MSRAALLVLADGRFPAGGHAHSGGAEAAVKAGRITCAASLEDFCRGRLHTAGLVAGALAAAAVLGVDPAELDAAADARTPSPALRTAARRLGRQLLRAARAAWPSAELDAVARQFPKGAHQPVVLGLAARAAGLGPDDAAYCAAYESVSGPTTATVRLLSLDPFDATGVLARLAPELDRLADAAVRAARRAASEGVDALPAASGPLLEVGAEWHAAWPVRLFAS, translated from the coding sequence ATGAGCAGGGCAGCACTGCTCGTCCTGGCGGACGGCCGCTTTCCCGCCGGAGGGCACGCGCACTCCGGCGGGGCGGAGGCCGCCGTCAAGGCGGGCCGCATCACGTGTGCCGCGAGCCTGGAGGACTTCTGCCGGGGCCGGCTGCACACCGCCGGGCTGGTCGCGGGCGCGCTCGCGGCAGCCGCCGTACTCGGCGTGGATCCTGCCGAGCTGGACGCGGCGGCGGACGCCCGCACGCCGTCGCCCGCCCTGCGGACCGCCGCACGCCGACTCGGCCGGCAGCTGCTGAGAGCCGCGCGCGCGGCGTGGCCGTCGGCCGAACTCGACGCAGTGGCACGGCAGTTCCCCAAGGGGGCCCACCAGCCGGTCGTGCTCGGGCTGGCCGCGCGGGCGGCCGGACTGGGCCCGGACGACGCGGCGTACTGCGCGGCATACGAGAGCGTGAGCGGGCCGACGACGGCGACCGTGCGGTTGCTGAGTCTGGACCCGTTCGACGCCACCGGTGTCCTGGCCCGGCTGGCCCCCGAGCTGGACCGCCTCGCGGATGCGGCGGTGCGGGCGGCGCGGAGGGCTGCCTCCGAGGGCGTCGACGCGCTGCCGGCGGCGTCCGGGCCGCTGCTCGAGGTGGGCGCCGAATGGCATGCGGCCTGGCCGGTACGGCTGTTCGCGTCATGA
- a CDS encoding urease subunit alpha: MPEIVRGAYADLFGPTTGDRIRLADTDLLIEIEEDRSGGPGTSGDEAVFGGGKVIRESMGQSRATRADGTPDTVITGAVVVDHWGVVKADIGIRDGRITAIGKAGNPDTMDGVHPDLVIGPETEIIAGNGRILTAGAIDAHVHFICPQVADEALASGITTLVGGGTGPAEGSKATTVTPGSWHLARMFEAMEAYPVNVGFLGKGNTVSHEAMFSQIRGGAAGLKLHEDWGSTPAVIDAALTVADRTGIQVAIHTDTLNEAGFVGDTLAAIAGRGIHSYHTEGAGGGHAPDIMTVVAQPNVLPSSTNPTRPFTVNTAEEHLDMLMVCHHLNPTVPEDLAFAESRIRPSTIGAEDILHDLGAISIISSDSQAMGRVGEVILRTWQTAHVMKRRRGALPGDGRADNHRVRRYVAKYTINPALAQGLAAEIGSVETGKLADLVLWEPAFFGVKPLLVLKGGQIAYAQMGDANASIPTPQPILPRPMYGAIGRAPAANSVNFVAPLAIEDGLPQRLGLGKRFVAIASTRQVTKADMRENDARPDVRIDPDSFAVHIDGELVEATPAAELPMAQRYFLF, translated from the coding sequence ATGCCTGAGATCGTCCGCGGCGCCTACGCCGACCTGTTCGGCCCGACCACCGGCGACCGGATCCGGCTCGCCGACACCGACCTGCTGATCGAGATCGAGGAGGACCGCTCCGGCGGCCCCGGAACCTCCGGGGACGAGGCGGTCTTCGGCGGCGGCAAGGTCATCCGCGAGTCCATGGGCCAGTCCCGCGCCACCCGTGCCGACGGCACCCCCGACACCGTGATCACCGGCGCCGTCGTCGTCGACCACTGGGGCGTCGTCAAGGCGGACATCGGCATCCGGGACGGCCGGATCACCGCGATCGGCAAGGCCGGCAACCCCGACACCATGGACGGCGTCCACCCCGACCTGGTCATCGGCCCCGAGACCGAGATCATCGCGGGCAACGGCAGGATCCTGACCGCCGGTGCCATCGACGCGCACGTCCACTTCATCTGCCCCCAGGTCGCCGACGAGGCGCTGGCCTCCGGCATCACCACCCTGGTCGGCGGCGGCACCGGTCCGGCCGAGGGCTCCAAGGCCACCACCGTTACGCCGGGCTCCTGGCACCTTGCCCGGATGTTCGAGGCGATGGAGGCCTACCCGGTCAACGTCGGCTTCCTCGGCAAGGGCAACACCGTCTCCCACGAGGCGATGTTCTCCCAGATCCGCGGTGGCGCGGCCGGTCTGAAGCTGCACGAGGACTGGGGCTCCACCCCCGCCGTCATCGACGCCGCGCTGACCGTGGCGGACCGCACCGGCATCCAGGTCGCCATCCACACGGACACCCTCAACGAGGCCGGTTTCGTCGGCGACACCCTCGCCGCGATCGCGGGCCGGGGCATCCACTCGTACCACACCGAAGGCGCCGGCGGCGGGCACGCGCCGGACATCATGACCGTGGTCGCGCAGCCCAACGTGCTGCCCAGCTCCACCAACCCGACGAGGCCGTTCACCGTCAACACCGCCGAGGAACACCTCGACATGCTGATGGTGTGCCACCACCTCAACCCCACCGTCCCCGAGGACCTGGCGTTCGCCGAGTCCCGGATCCGGCCGTCCACCATCGGCGCGGAGGACATCCTGCACGACCTCGGCGCGATCTCGATCATCTCCTCCGACTCGCAGGCGATGGGGCGGGTGGGCGAAGTGATCCTGCGTACCTGGCAGACGGCGCATGTGATGAAGCGCAGGCGCGGTGCGCTGCCCGGTGACGGACGCGCGGACAACCACCGCGTGCGTCGCTATGTCGCCAAGTACACGATCAACCCGGCGCTCGCCCAGGGCCTCGCCGCCGAGATCGGCTCCGTCGAGACCGGCAAGCTCGCCGACCTCGTGCTGTGGGAGCCCGCGTTCTTCGGCGTCAAGCCGCTCCTCGTGCTCAAGGGCGGACAGATCGCGTACGCGCAGATGGGTGACGCCAACGCCTCCATCCCCACCCCGCAGCCGATCCTGCCCCGCCCGATGTACGGCGCGATCGGCCGCGCCCCGGCCGCCAACTCCGTCAACTTCGTTGCCCCGTTGGCGATCGAGGACGGGCTGCCGCAGCGGCTGGGGCTCGGCAAGCGGTTCGTGGCGATCGCGTCCACGCGACAGGTCACCAAGGCCGACATGCGCGAGAACGACGCCCGGCCCGACGTCCGGATCGACCCCGACAGCTTCGCCGTGCACATCGACGGCGAGTTGGTGGAGGCGACACCGGCCGCCGAACTGCCCATGGCCCAGCGCTACTTCCTGTTCTGA
- a CDS encoding urease subunit beta gives MIPGEILFADEPVTFNDGREVTRLTVLNAADRPVQVGSHYHFAEANPGLEFDRAAARGKRLNVAAGTAVRFEPGIPVDVELVPLAGARVVPGLRGETGGALDA, from the coding sequence ATGATTCCCGGAGAGATCCTGTTCGCGGACGAGCCCGTCACCTTCAACGACGGGCGCGAGGTCACCCGTCTGACGGTCCTCAACGCCGCCGACCGGCCCGTCCAGGTCGGCTCCCACTACCACTTCGCCGAGGCCAACCCAGGCCTGGAGTTCGACCGCGCCGCCGCCCGAGGCAAGCGGCTCAACGTGGCCGCCGGCACCGCCGTGCGCTTCGAACCCGGCATTCCCGTCGACGTCGAACTCGTCCCCCTCGCCGGTGCCCGTGTCGTGCCCGGGCTGCGCGGGGAGACCGGAGGTGCCCTCGATGCCTGA
- a CDS encoding urease subunit gamma, whose product MQLTPHEQERLLIHVAADVAERRRARGLKLNHPEAVALITSHILEGARDGRTVAELMSSGRKLLTRDDVMDGVSEMIHDVQVEATFPDGTKLVTVHEPII is encoded by the coding sequence GTGCAACTGACCCCGCATGAGCAAGAGAGGCTGCTCATCCACGTGGCGGCCGACGTCGCCGAGAGGCGTCGGGCCCGCGGCCTCAAGCTCAACCACCCCGAAGCGGTCGCCCTCATCACGTCGCACATCCTCGAAGGAGCCCGTGACGGCCGTACTGTCGCCGAGCTGATGTCCTCCGGACGCAAGCTGCTGACCCGGGACGACGTGATGGACGGGGTCTCGGAGATGATCCATGACGTCCAGGTCGAGGCCACCTTCCCGGACGGCACCAAGCTCGTCACCGTCCACGAGCCGATCATCTGA
- a CDS encoding type II toxin-antitoxin system Phd/YefM family antitoxin, protein MAYEIPVTQARAELADLINRVVYGGERVVVTRHGKPLVALVSAADLERLDALGEPAEDQVVSSVSAVREAGSAALEQQRFGIAAEHRGPGVS, encoded by the coding sequence ATGGCCTATGAGATTCCGGTGACCCAAGCCAGGGCTGAGCTCGCCGACCTGATCAACCGGGTGGTGTACGGCGGCGAGCGCGTCGTCGTGACACGGCACGGCAAGCCGTTGGTCGCGCTGGTCTCGGCCGCCGATCTGGAGCGGCTGGACGCGCTCGGCGAACCGGCCGAGGATCAGGTGGTCAGCTCGGTCTCGGCGGTCCGCGAGGCCGGTTCCGCCGCGCTCGAACAGCAGCGGTTCGGGATCGCCGCCGAGCACCGCGGACCGGGCGTGTCCTGA